The following are from one region of the Alkalimarinus sediminis genome:
- a CDS encoding sterol desaturase family protein, with translation MNTFLSNWAALYEDPMFILFPVMTLALSVGSFLLFAFPWTLLAWFDPKWARPYKIQNKPFQVGKYFLPNLARITINSTMMLLLLILVWPLLRLSNVHLGEVPPWYVWVIQIVFFLILDDFLFYWMHRYMHENKWVLKHIHSVHHRIKNTCALDGNYFHWVEFVLIGSLAMLGPVILGSHLYVIYAWIIIRNLEAADGHAGYDFPWNPLRFLPLYDGPVYHDFHHARFKGNYAGALHYVDRYFGTYIKEYLEYKRTHSYPGLSANQAASENKPI, from the coding sequence GTGAACACTTTTTTAAGTAATTGGGCCGCTCTTTATGAAGACCCAATGTTTATTCTGTTTCCAGTCATGACACTCGCACTGAGCGTCGGATCGTTTTTACTATTTGCCTTTCCTTGGACGTTACTCGCTTGGTTTGATCCAAAATGGGCCAGGCCATACAAAATTCAAAACAAACCGTTTCAGGTAGGGAAGTATTTTTTGCCTAATCTGGCTCGCATAACCATCAACTCGACCATGATGTTGCTACTCCTTATTTTGGTCTGGCCGCTATTGCGCCTCAGCAATGTTCACCTCGGAGAAGTCCCGCCTTGGTATGTCTGGGTTATCCAAATTGTTTTCTTCTTGATTCTCGATGATTTTCTATTCTATTGGATGCATCGGTATATGCATGAAAACAAATGGGTACTAAAGCATATTCACTCAGTACATCACCGGATCAAAAACACCTGCGCACTGGATGGCAATTATTTTCACTGGGTGGAGTTTGTTTTGATTGGGTCGCTGGCCATGTTGGGACCTGTAATACTGGGCAGCCACCTATATGTGATCTACGCGTGGATTATTATTAGGAATTTAGAGGCGGCTGATGGTCATGCCGGTTATGACTTCCCTTGGAACCCTTTACGGTTTCTACCGCTCTATGATGGGCCGGTCTACCATGATTTTCATCATGCACGCTTTAAAGGCAACTATGCAGGGGCTCTACATTATGTGGATCGTTACTTTGGTACGTATATTAAAGAGTATTTGGAGTACAAGCGAACTCACTCTTATCCGGGCTTAAGTGCCAACCAGGCCGCATCTGAAAACAAACCGATATAG
- a CDS encoding lysophospholipid acyltransferase family protein, whose amino-acid sequence MLSIIRVPLALFFFVAVAVIGCFLLLFRPFNPDNTRVFGRIYSWGGTRILGIKLNIKGLDSVSQMPPSVVIANHQDNLDLYICGGAVPKRTVSVGKKSLLYIPGFGLLYWLAGNVLIDRSSSKSSKAMLNATTEALTKGNRSIWVFPEGTRNYGKNLLPFKAGAFRMAIEAGVPIVPICVSSYSGRLKLNKRVSGRVNVEILEPISTKGMTVDDIDKLKKLCWDKMKQTIDRLDQQLLVVD is encoded by the coding sequence ATGTTGTCGATTATTCGTGTTCCTTTAGCGTTATTCTTTTTTGTTGCAGTGGCTGTTATTGGCTGTTTTCTATTGCTGTTTCGCCCTTTTAATCCAGACAATACCAGAGTCTTTGGGCGAATTTACTCATGGGGTGGTACCCGAATACTCGGTATCAAGCTCAATATTAAAGGGCTAGACAGTGTTTCACAGATGCCGCCTTCGGTGGTGATTGCTAATCATCAGGATAACCTCGATCTCTATATCTGTGGTGGAGCAGTACCCAAGCGAACGGTCTCGGTAGGTAAAAAAAGCTTATTATATATTCCGGGGTTTGGGTTGCTGTACTGGTTAGCGGGTAATGTGTTGATTGACCGCAGCAGTAGCAAAAGTTCTAAGGCGATGCTGAATGCCACGACTGAAGCGTTAACCAAAGGCAATCGTTCGATATGGGTGTTTCCTGAAGGGACTCGCAACTATGGTAAGAATTTGTTGCCTTTTAAGGCCGGTGCTTTTCGTATGGCGATAGAAGCGGGTGTGCCCATCGTACCCATTTGTGTGAGCAGTTACTCGGGTAGACTAAAATTGAACAAACGAGTGAGTGGTCGTGTGAATGTTGAAATACTCGAACCTATCTCTACCAAGGGTATGACGGTTGATGATATCGACAAGTTAAAAAAGCTCTGTTGGGATAAAATGAAGCAGACTATTGATCGATTGGATCAACAGCTTTTAGTCGTCGATTAA
- the rmf gene encoding ribosome modulation factor, whose amino-acid sequence MAKDFSLGWDLESLNKAYQQGYMAGLMGMNRQKCPYNGEVISAAWEAGWEDGYESCELKAPVHKIA is encoded by the coding sequence ATGGCCAAAGACTTTTCATTAGGTTGGGATCTCGAATCCCTAAATAAAGCATACCAGCAAGGTTATATGGCCGGACTGATGGGGATGAATCGCCAAAAATGTCCTTACAACGGAGAGGTCATATCGGCAGCATGGGAAGCAGGCTGGGAAGATGGATATGAATCATGTGAACTTAAGGCGCCTGTCCATAAGATCGCATAA
- a CDS encoding flagellar basal body-associated FliL family protein, protein MQTLWQRAIKRLTAGISLLVLAMMSSLSVAEEDGETAINVQYVDLKPSFVANFGGPATKLKFVKTDISVRANTVAAANLIEQHMPLIRNEIVLLLSAQAEADISSMEGQEKLRLEALERVKKVLEDETGSPTAEDLLFTNFVLQR, encoded by the coding sequence ATGCAAACTTTATGGCAGCGGGCTATTAAGCGCCTTACAGCAGGGATATCGCTTCTTGTTTTGGCAATGATGAGTAGCCTGAGTGTTGCTGAAGAAGATGGTGAAACTGCAATCAATGTTCAATATGTTGATTTAAAACCCTCTTTCGTTGCTAACTTTGGTGGCCCAGCCACTAAGTTAAAATTCGTTAAAACAGATATATCCGTAAGAGCCAATACTGTTGCCGCTGCCAATCTGATTGAGCAGCACATGCCATTGATCAGAAACGAGATCGTATTACTACTAAGCGCACAAGCAGAAGCCGACATCAGCTCAATGGAAGGGCAAGAGAAGTTAAGATTAGAAGCCTTAGAACGCGTCAAAAAAGTGCTTGAAGATGAAACAGGCTCCCCAACTGCTGAGGACCTTCTGTTCACTAATTTTGTTCTGCAACGCTAG
- the gshA gene encoding glutamate--cysteine ligase: MINALEARLELLSESAQRELLNISRGIEKEGLRADSSHFISQTNHPEVLGHTLTHSQITTDYSEALMELITPVSQTVDQLMKDLSDVHCFVQSHLGEEVLWSGSMPCKIDGNDSIRIAEFGDSNLGKLKHVYRKGLDARYGRIMQSIAGLHYNFSLPDAFWKEWQVVKGDTQPLQDFKSEQYFSLIRNFRRHSWLLMYLFGASPAADQSFLAGMRHPLQPFDDKGTWYLPYATSLRMGDLGYHSNAQSSLAICFNSLSNFTHTLEEAIHKPYPAYEVMGTQKDGEYIQLNTNILQIENEYYSAIRPKRNAESGEKPIHALKQRGVEYIEVRCLDLNPYLPLGISDQQVRFMDAFLVYCLVADSPVVSEKECQALDWNFETVVNRGREPGLKLKTPAGEAPLKDLGLALLDEIGRVAAIFDDMHCKAADAGKAKSDDALANNRYHGAIEEQRSKLVQPELTPSASILSVMKSESLSWLEIVGELSFKHQQLSKQHCNDESIHEKYHVMAKESFLKEQQLKDADVSKFSEYMTQYLS; this comes from the coding sequence ATGATAAATGCTCTGGAAGCTCGACTGGAACTACTCTCCGAATCAGCTCAACGTGAACTGTTAAATATTTCGCGAGGTATAGAAAAGGAAGGGCTACGAGCCGATTCAAGTCATTTTATCTCACAGACAAACCATCCAGAGGTGTTAGGGCACACGCTCACACACTCGCAAATTACGACAGACTACTCCGAAGCACTCATGGAGTTGATTACACCGGTATCACAAACGGTCGATCAACTGATGAAAGATCTGAGCGATGTACACTGTTTTGTGCAGAGTCACTTGGGTGAAGAGGTGCTTTGGTCAGGTAGTATGCCCTGTAAAATTGACGGTAATGACAGTATTAGAATTGCCGAGTTTGGAGATTCAAATTTAGGCAAACTCAAGCATGTTTATCGTAAAGGACTAGATGCCCGTTACGGACGAATCATGCAGAGTATTGCGGGTCTACACTATAACTTTTCATTGCCAGATGCGTTTTGGAAAGAGTGGCAGGTCGTAAAAGGTGACACGCAGCCTCTTCAGGATTTTAAATCAGAGCAGTATTTTTCACTTATTCGAAACTTCCGTCGACACTCTTGGTTATTGATGTATCTATTTGGCGCATCCCCGGCTGCGGACCAGAGCTTCTTGGCGGGCATGAGACACCCACTCCAGCCATTTGACGATAAAGGTACTTGGTATTTACCTTATGCGACATCTCTTCGTATGGGGGACCTGGGTTATCATAGTAATGCACAATCATCGCTGGCTATCTGTTTCAATAGTTTGAGCAACTTTACTCATACTCTCGAAGAAGCAATACATAAGCCATACCCCGCTTATGAGGTGATGGGGACACAAAAAGATGGCGAATATATACAACTCAACACTAATATTCTTCAGATTGAGAATGAGTATTACAGCGCCATAAGGCCAAAACGAAACGCAGAATCTGGCGAAAAGCCCATTCATGCGCTCAAGCAGCGTGGTGTTGAATATATTGAAGTTCGTTGCCTTGACCTTAACCCTTACCTGCCACTTGGGATTAGTGATCAGCAGGTTCGATTTATGGATGCGTTCTTGGTCTACTGTCTTGTAGCAGATAGCCCTGTTGTATCTGAGAAAGAGTGTCAGGCATTGGATTGGAACTTTGAAACCGTGGTTAATCGCGGCCGAGAGCCTGGCCTTAAACTAAAAACCCCTGCAGGTGAAGCGCCTCTTAAAGACCTGGGACTTGCTCTGTTAGATGAGATTGGTCGAGTTGCCGCTATTTTTGATGACATGCATTGTAAGGCTGCGGACGCAGGCAAGGCAAAAAGCGATGATGCCTTGGCGAACAACCGTTACCATGGGGCAATCGAAGAGCAGCGTAGCAAGCTTGTTCAACCTGAACTGACCCCATCGGCTAGTATTCTCTCCGTAATGAAGTCTGAGTCACTCTCATGGCTTGAAATTGTGGGTGAGTTATCATTTAAGCATCAGCAGTTATCTAAACAACACTGTAATGATGAATCTATCCATGAAAAGTATCACGTCATGGCCAAAGAGTCTTTTCTTAAAGAACAGCAACTTAAAGATGCTGATGTAAGTAAATTCTCAGAATATATGACGCAGTATCTATCTTAA
- a CDS encoding TetR/AcrR family transcriptional regulator, with protein sequence MRKPQDRSEGRRREILMAALACFCEQGIAGATIEMIKVRSGASVGSLYHHFGNKEQIAVALYTEGMRDHYTKLRDALAKTDSAEEGVKTIVATFINWIADNPEWARFVFYSRSQVAQIDKDEAIKQDNREHWGMLKEWFAPLVANETIKRLPSECYSSIIIGPAQDYARRWLSGRASRDIRDYIGLFSDAAWLALKPG encoded by the coding sequence ATGAGAAAACCACAAGATCGAAGTGAAGGGCGTCGCAGAGAGATTCTGATGGCAGCGTTAGCCTGTTTTTGTGAGCAGGGTATTGCAGGTGCAACCATTGAGATGATTAAAGTACGCTCCGGCGCTAGCGTCGGCAGTTTGTACCATCACTTCGGCAACAAAGAACAAATTGCAGTTGCTCTTTATACCGAGGGTATGCGAGATCATTACACCAAACTTCGAGATGCCTTGGCTAAAACGGATTCAGCAGAAGAGGGTGTTAAAACGATAGTCGCGACCTTTATTAACTGGATTGCGGATAATCCAGAATGGGCGAGATTTGTGTTCTATTCTCGATCACAAGTGGCTCAAATTGATAAAGACGAAGCTATTAAGCAAGATAATCGAGAGCACTGGGGGATGTTAAAGGAGTGGTTTGCTCCATTGGTCGCGAATGAGACCATTAAACGGCTGCCTAGCGAGTGTTATAGCTCGATTATTATTGGCCCAGCGCAAGACTATGCTCGGCGCTGGTTATCGGGAAGGGCAAGTCGCGATATTCGTGACTATATCGGTTTGTTTTCAGATGCGGCCTGGTTGGCACTTAAGCCCGGATAA
- a CDS encoding methyl-accepting chemotaxis protein, with protein sequence MNQLSNNIEASARDITEFTTLLESLDESNKTISKLLESIKAIADQTNLLALNAAIEAARAGEHGRGFAVVADEVRQLANTSNESAEEIQREITKITEISNSVISKQQEVAEVINSSVTIANETMNNLSGLKEVANTSADAVQAVLQNISHQLHDAETIRSRVEHLVEETQEAIAGSEENVNLGQQIVSQLSSLDR encoded by the coding sequence ATGAACCAGCTGTCCAACAATATCGAAGCATCTGCTCGTGATATTACTGAGTTTACAACGCTACTTGAAAGCCTTGATGAAAGTAACAAAACCATTAGCAAGTTACTTGAGTCCATAAAAGCGATTGCCGATCAAACCAACCTGCTAGCGCTAAACGCTGCCATTGAGGCCGCCCGCGCAGGCGAGCATGGCCGAGGCTTTGCGGTGGTTGCAGACGAAGTTCGCCAACTGGCCAACACGTCAAACGAATCTGCAGAAGAGATTCAACGAGAGATCACTAAGATCACCGAAATATCTAACTCTGTTATTAGTAAGCAACAAGAAGTTGCTGAAGTTATCAACAGCAGTGTCACTATTGCAAACGAGACAATGAATAACCTTTCTGGTTTAAAAGAAGTAGCCAACACCAGTGCAGACGCAGTTCAAGCGGTTCTTCAGAATATATCCCACCAACTTCACGATGCAGAGACGATACGCAGCCGTGTAGAACATTTAGTTGAAGAAACCCAAGAGGCGATTGCAGGCTCTGAAGAAAACGTAAACCTTGGACAACAAATCGTCAGTCAATTATCCTCATTAGACCGTTAA
- a CDS encoding Tex family protein produces the protein MDKISQRIADEIGVKVQQITAAVGLLDEGATVPFISRYRKEVTGSLDDTQMRQVEERLRYLRELESRRESILNSIREQDKLTPALEQDILAAETKTILEDLYLPYKPKRRTKGQIAREAGLEPLADKLLANPDLDPEKEAAAFVNADAGVADVKAALDGAKFILMERFSEDAALLGRLRSFLWQEGEVQVSVVEGKESEGAKFRDYFEHREALKKMPSHRALAIFRGRNEGFLNYAIVVGDSDADRKVAHPCESMVAEHWGIKNNGRAADKWLNEVVRWTWRIKLSTHLETELMGQVRESAEEDAIKVFASNLKDLLLAAPAGPKATLGLDPGLRTGVKVAVVDATGKLLDHCAIYPHAPQKKWQQSLDILASLCAKHKVELISIGNGTASRETDKLAAELMAQHPELKLTRITVSEAGASVYSASEYAAKEFPDLDVTIRGAVSIARRLQDPLAELVKIEPKSIGVGQYQHDVSQTQMARSLDAVVEDCVNAVGVDLNTASAPLLTRVSGLNQVIANNIVEYRNENGAFTGRRELKKVPRLGEKTFEQAAGFLRVMNGKNPLDASSVHPEAYDLVKQIAEKNSRKVDAIIGDTGFLKEIKAQDYVSDKFGIPTIKDIIAELDKPGRDPRPEFRFAAFQEGVDKITDLKPGMVLEGAVTNVTNFGAFVDVGVHQDGLVHISALSNTFVKDPREVVKAGDIVKVKVMELDVPRNRIGLSMRLGDEPGVDAKKAGGGRDSDSRRSEARRSEPKRADTKRDNRNGSHGGNQATGAMAGALALAMKSAKKNKK, from the coding sequence ATGGATAAAATTTCTCAACGCATTGCTGATGAGATCGGCGTAAAAGTTCAACAAATTACAGCTGCGGTGGGCTTGCTTGATGAAGGCGCAACGGTGCCGTTTATTTCTCGTTATCGTAAAGAGGTGACAGGTTCATTAGATGATACACAGATGCGACAGGTTGAAGAACGATTACGCTATCTGAGGGAGCTTGAAAGTCGCCGCGAGAGCATTCTTAATAGTATTCGTGAACAAGATAAATTAACCCCCGCGCTTGAGCAGGATATTTTGGCCGCTGAGACCAAAACTATTCTTGAAGACTTGTACTTGCCCTATAAACCGAAGCGGCGAACTAAAGGCCAAATAGCGCGAGAAGCTGGTTTGGAGCCGTTGGCTGATAAGCTGCTTGCTAATCCAGATCTCGACCCAGAAAAAGAAGCGGCTGCGTTTGTAAATGCTGATGCGGGGGTTGCAGATGTTAAGGCTGCATTGGATGGCGCTAAATTTATTCTGATGGAACGATTCAGTGAAGATGCGGCGTTGTTAGGTCGTTTGCGCTCATTTCTTTGGCAAGAAGGTGAAGTTCAGGTATCGGTAGTCGAAGGTAAAGAGAGTGAGGGCGCTAAGTTTCGCGATTATTTTGAGCACCGTGAAGCACTTAAAAAAATGCCGTCCCATCGAGCTCTCGCCATATTTAGAGGTCGTAATGAAGGCTTTCTCAATTACGCTATCGTAGTGGGTGATAGTGACGCAGATCGCAAGGTTGCACACCCATGTGAGTCGATGGTGGCTGAGCACTGGGGAATTAAAAACAACGGTCGAGCGGCGGACAAATGGCTAAACGAAGTGGTTCGTTGGACATGGCGTATTAAGCTAAGTACTCATCTAGAAACCGAACTAATGGGGCAGGTGAGAGAGAGTGCTGAAGAGGATGCGATTAAAGTTTTTGCCAGTAACCTTAAAGATCTGTTGCTTGCCGCTCCTGCAGGTCCAAAGGCAACGTTAGGCCTCGATCCTGGTCTACGTACTGGTGTTAAGGTAGCGGTTGTTGATGCCACCGGCAAGTTGCTTGATCACTGTGCGATTTACCCTCATGCCCCGCAGAAAAAGTGGCAGCAATCCCTCGATATTCTTGCATCACTCTGTGCCAAACATAAGGTAGAGCTGATTAGTATCGGTAATGGTACGGCTTCCCGTGAAACAGACAAGCTGGCGGCAGAGTTAATGGCGCAGCACCCTGAGTTGAAACTAACCCGTATTACAGTTAGTGAGGCCGGTGCGTCGGTCTATTCTGCTTCAGAGTATGCGGCGAAAGAGTTTCCAGACCTGGATGTTACGATCAGGGGGGCGGTATCGATTGCCCGTCGCTTACAAGACCCTCTGGCAGAACTGGTAAAAATTGAGCCGAAATCTATTGGTGTAGGTCAGTATCAGCATGATGTGAGCCAAACTCAAATGGCGCGAAGCCTTGATGCGGTGGTGGAAGATTGTGTAAACGCGGTTGGGGTAGACCTGAACACCGCGTCTGCACCGTTATTAACGCGGGTTTCAGGTTTGAACCAAGTGATCGCAAACAATATTGTTGAGTATCGAAATGAGAATGGCGCCTTTACCGGGCGTCGTGAGCTGAAAAAAGTACCTCGCTTAGGTGAAAAGACATTTGAGCAAGCGGCGGGCTTCTTGCGGGTTATGAATGGTAAAAATCCATTGGATGCTTCATCAGTGCACCCTGAGGCCTATGATCTGGTGAAACAAATCGCTGAAAAAAACAGCCGTAAAGTAGATGCAATTATTGGTGATACAGGTTTTTTGAAAGAGATAAAAGCGCAAGATTATGTCAGTGACAAATTCGGCATACCCACTATCAAAGATATTATTGCCGAGCTAGATAAGCCTGGCCGTGACCCCAGACCAGAGTTCCGTTTTGCAGCATTTCAGGAAGGTGTAGATAAAATTACCGATCTCAAGCCTGGAATGGTATTAGAAGGCGCTGTGACCAATGTGACTAACTTTGGCGCGTTTGTAGATGTGGGTGTTCACCAAGATGGCTTGGTCCATATATCGGCACTGTCCAATACCTTTGTTAAAGACCCCAGAGAGGTCGTGAAGGCTGGGGATATTGTAAAAGTGAAGGTGATGGAGTTGGATGTTCCACGAAATCGTATTGGGTTATCGATGCGCCTGGGTGATGAGCCCGGTGTTGACGCCAAGAAAGCTGGCGGTGGACGAGACTCCGATTCTAGGAGGTCTGAGGCTAGGAGGTCTGAACCCAAAAGAGCCGACACTAAAAGAGATAACCGTAATGGCTCGCATGGCGGCAACCAAGCAACCGGTGCAATGGCGGGTGCCCTGGCGCTAGCCATGAAGTCGGCAAAAAAGAATAAAAAATAA
- a CDS encoding EAL domain-containing protein, protein MSADILSGNTEMLPMVSRSDKSSFSVLLLTPEHTESLWIDHLLSSPIVSADYAIRWCSDLSQLHEQVSVEKFDVILWDCGFRDEDPMVFLGFLSFDSDHTPVVCISSEPEEILSKVIFQAGGADYLCKSHITPKVLDRSLRHAILRNAVEKQQTTKSHIDTLTGVVNRQVFFDRFHQSILRADRHEDVTGLLLLNVDDFSRVNERFGYQYGDQLIKRVASRLRQGLRKSDSLARIGGDEFAVILEHLDDSIDANHVAAKLLELFEQPFDLDHHQLMVTLSAGVAVFPDAGPDTESILKNANRAMQDAKRQQGNTIEFFHQKMSVAVERELALEAEFRAALRNGQLRLFYQPRVSIMHSQVVGYECLIRWQHPTRGLIMPEEFIPAAERSGMIVPMGYWVVEQACRDLAKLQTLGYDDLVCAVNLSFRQFYDKKLSETVFRIIYNANINTGNLEFELTESAMMYDQAYTQKCLKQLTQLGVSFSLDDFGTGYSSFANIQKLPISTIKIDKSFIEFATNNIDDQVIVKSIISLAHNLQINVVAEGVETEEQLAFLRLHHCDEAQGYLFSKAVPFDDFLTYLEISKTASIALADG, encoded by the coding sequence ATGTCAGCAGACATATTGTCAGGTAATACTGAAATGTTACCCATGGTGAGTCGTTCAGATAAGTCTTCGTTTAGTGTGCTATTGCTGACACCTGAGCATACTGAGTCTCTTTGGATCGATCATTTACTTAGCTCACCGATAGTGAGTGCTGATTACGCTATTCGCTGGTGTTCAGATTTAAGCCAGCTACACGAGCAAGTCAGTGTTGAAAAATTTGATGTTATTTTGTGGGATTGCGGCTTTCGTGATGAAGACCCGATGGTTTTTTTGGGGTTTCTCTCGTTTGATAGTGATCACACTCCAGTTGTTTGCATCAGTTCAGAGCCTGAGGAGATCTTATCTAAGGTGATTTTTCAGGCCGGTGGGGCTGATTATCTCTGTAAGTCTCATATTACCCCCAAGGTGCTTGATCGCTCACTTCGCCACGCGATACTTAGAAATGCTGTTGAAAAGCAACAAACAACCAAAAGCCATATAGATACATTGACCGGGGTGGTTAACCGACAGGTTTTCTTTGATCGTTTTCATCAATCCATTTTGCGCGCAGACCGTCATGAAGATGTGACCGGATTGCTATTGCTTAATGTGGACGACTTCAGCCGTGTAAATGAGCGGTTTGGCTACCAATATGGTGACCAACTTATTAAGCGTGTTGCGTCGAGACTTAGGCAAGGGCTTCGCAAAAGTGATAGCTTGGCACGAATCGGCGGAGATGAATTCGCTGTCATTCTTGAGCACCTAGATGATTCGATAGATGCCAATCATGTAGCGGCAAAACTGCTTGAGTTGTTTGAGCAGCCATTTGATCTCGACCATCATCAGTTGATGGTCACTCTGAGCGCTGGTGTTGCGGTGTTCCCCGATGCAGGGCCGGACACGGAGAGTATTCTTAAAAATGCCAATCGGGCTATGCAAGATGCTAAACGGCAGCAGGGCAATACGATTGAATTTTTCCACCAAAAAATGAGTGTTGCAGTTGAGCGAGAGTTAGCTCTTGAAGCTGAGTTTAGAGCGGCATTGCGAAACGGGCAGCTTCGACTTTTCTACCAGCCTAGAGTGAGCATTATGCATTCACAGGTGGTTGGTTATGAGTGTTTGATTCGTTGGCAGCACCCCACGAGGGGGTTGATTATGCCAGAAGAGTTTATTCCTGCTGCTGAACGCAGTGGCATGATCGTGCCGATGGGCTACTGGGTTGTCGAGCAAGCTTGTCGAGACTTGGCCAAGCTGCAAACGCTTGGTTATGACGATTTAGTCTGTGCGGTGAATCTATCATTTCGCCAGTTCTATGATAAAAAATTGAGCGAAACGGTTTTCCGTATTATCTATAACGCCAATATCAATACTGGCAATTTAGAGTTTGAGCTTACAGAATCAGCCATGATGTATGATCAGGCCTATACACAAAAGTGCCTGAAGCAGCTAACTCAGTTAGGTGTTAGTTTCTCTCTTGATGACTTTGGCACTGGCTATTCATCATTTGCCAATATTCAAAAACTGCCTATCTCGACGATTAAAATTGATAAATCGTTTATCGAATTTGCGACCAACAATATAGATGATCAGGTTATAGTGAAATCTATTATTAGTTTAGCCCATAACCTGCAGATTAATGTGGTGGCTGAAGGAGTAGAAACGGAGGAGCAATTAGCTTTTTTGAGATTGCATCACTGTGATGAAGCTCAGGGGTATCTGTTCAGTAAAGCGGTGCCTTTTGATGATTTTTTGACCTATCTTGAAATCTCAAAAACGGCATCAATCGCGCTAGCTGATGGCTAG
- a CDS encoding AraC family transcriptional regulator translates to MTASCYSTTATPYHGEVAQSYWQTLVRSAERKGVEREQINRILNSGESSPSIMVEQYINVMKAGITNCDDFGLEVGQSVTPGSYPVLGMTLLSCQSLRQVLEQVVRYESLNHDLGTSRLDIGVTESAYHWTPNPLYVPDPTSNLSFNLIVSVFAGIRTFSPWLINQSIPIKKLCFMAPEPKNASLYTSFFDTDIQYNQPVNAVVVESSVLAWPVLNGDVASFDALTSHAESLLNARDSQRDLVWQLKSSLPEALRRQTYRIEEVAGQLNMSVRTLQRKLKESGCNYQQLLDDVRRQLAEFYLTEATVSMSEIAFLVGYQEQSSFNHAFKSWTGLSPTAFRDRHRSSTL, encoded by the coding sequence ATGACAGCATCTTGTTACTCGACGACAGCAACGCCTTATCATGGTGAGGTTGCCCAATCCTATTGGCAAACGTTGGTTCGATCCGCTGAACGAAAAGGGGTCGAGCGCGAACAAATTAATCGCATACTCAATAGTGGTGAATCCAGTCCCTCCATTATGGTGGAGCAGTACATAAACGTTATGAAGGCTGGCATAACAAACTGTGATGATTTTGGCTTAGAAGTGGGGCAGTCTGTTACGCCCGGATCGTATCCGGTACTGGGTATGACGTTGCTTAGCTGTCAAAGTCTCAGGCAGGTGCTGGAGCAAGTTGTTCGATACGAAAGTTTAAATCATGACCTTGGCACCTCTCGGTTAGACATTGGCGTCACCGAGAGTGCTTACCACTGGACACCTAACCCTCTGTACGTGCCAGACCCGACAAGTAACCTGAGCTTTAATTTAATTGTCAGTGTGTTTGCAGGCATTCGTACATTCTCGCCATGGTTGATCAACCAAAGCATTCCGATTAAAAAACTTTGCTTTATGGCACCAGAACCAAAAAATGCATCGTTGTATACCTCTTTCTTTGATACAGATATCCAATATAATCAGCCAGTTAACGCCGTTGTGGTTGAGAGTAGTGTATTGGCGTGGCCGGTTTTGAATGGTGATGTCGCATCATTTGATGCACTTACATCTCATGCAGAATCGTTACTTAATGCCAGAGATAGCCAGAGAGATCTGGTTTGGCAGTTAAAGTCGAGCCTTCCTGAAGCGCTTCGAAGACAGACCTACCGTATAGAAGAGGTCGCGGGCCAGCTGAATATGAGTGTACGAACCCTGCAGAGAAAGCTAAAAGAGAGTGGCTGCAACTATCAACAACTCTTGGATGATGTTAGAAGGCAGTTAGCTGAGTTTTATCTAACGGAAGCGACTGTTTCAATGAGCGAGATTGCATTTCTGGTGGGGTATCAAGAGCAAAGCTCGTTTAACCATGCATTTAAAAGTTGGACGGGGTTATCCCCAACTGCCTTTAGGGATAGGCATCGAAGTTCGACTTTGTGA